Part of the Plodia interpunctella isolate USDA-ARS_2022_Savannah chromosome 13, ilPloInte3.2, whole genome shotgun sequence genome, GCATCatctttcttttatctatgatattTATGCATGGATTTCATAGGTACACGGGGTATTTATGTTATTGATTgtcaaatagaaatatttttgaatcatgaaattagtaggtaacgaagtacttactaaatccatgttttggatcaataaataataagttactTAATACTTACTgtcacatattttaaaaattcaacaaaTGTTATGCCAACAGTATTGTAAGTGGAAAGTACTTAAGTcagaaatagaataaaatgacgtcataaaataattaaacttttctcATTTCTTACAAATATTGACAACTCTTTCTTCTACTCGCGTAACTATAATTAGCAGATTTTTGGTTAGCTTGGAGAGAGCGGACcagtcatttatttttaaaacccgTCCAATGAATCTAGATTCACGGTCAGTCGGGTTAGATCGTGAAAATAACGTCATTGGGCATGttgtgcaatttttttatgattgcacaatattcaataaaattgtgaaattgattaaaacatgtattaccatataaatattgctagtatagtttttgttttctaaCCTTAGATAGCCAAGGTGGGTGCTCAGGACGTGACATTTTATGaagctgtattttttttatgaattacataataaatgttaagAAATGATCTACACCTCTTAATTTTCGGCGTAGCTGAATTAGCTGATAACTCTTTGACTCCAGcgaattataaatacgaaagtttgttacttaGTTAAGTCAAACCAACTGGACGAATTTTATCAaagattatatgtatatggtcCGTCTCTTAGGGCCTTCGCCACGTGGTGGAGGTACACCCCGCTTATGTTATTGAGTATCATGAATCATAATCCTAAACTatggaataattaaaattacatattacgCTGAAAAAATTTTGGCGTTACGGTGTACCTACCTGGTCTGCTTGAATTCCACatcaaatgatttttattttatagctgGTGTCTTTGTTTTCCACATCAGATGTTCCagatctttaatttttatacctcaataGAAAATGCTTATCAGTTTGAACCACTTTTGGTAAGGTGTCATTTCGATATGTCTAGTTTAAATGGTCCATTAGAGTAAAGCATAGGCTGTtccagttttaaaaaaatatatattccctTCTTCTTATTATGTTGGCTTCATaactatacaacaaaaaacataaatatgtcAAATGGACAGAagaactgttttatttttttatgtattgatgatttgTATTGATTGTTATTGATAGAAAAAGTTATAAGTTAGTTAATTAGGTACAATGTTTggatatttatactattattataaaaaggtaagcgtttgtgactttgtgagtttgtatgtttgaggtggggtgaaactatcgaaccgatttcaaaaattatttcaccattagaaaggtacattatccaagattgctatagtctatattctatttcaaaattcctataggagcgaagccctgggcaacatctagtaataaatGCAGGcagagattaaaaataaataggggTTTTACCAAAATTACATATTGCAACAagagttaacatttttaaaattattttgtgttttttaaagcGATGGCGCGCACGAGGCGATGCTCAGCGACGGACAAAAGCCGCAGATCAAGAACAGCAAGACGGCCGCCAAGGAGGACGAGTACGAGGCCCTGCAGAGTTTCCTGCGCAGCATCAGTTCCACCGCTACCCTCCCACCCTATGTCAAAGGGGAGACCTACTCTTCAGTGCGGGGAGTCGTCAATCAGGTAGATACTATTCGTCTTGTTTTTAATTGTCCTTTTGTTTCGAATTGGAAATGTCCATCCAGTCCCTGGTAAGAAAGAATACAGCAAGAAGTGTCTGGTCCCGTCCATCTGTCTACATcctatttaggtacctacatccGGTTGTCCTACAGAGTATTATGTAGCAAGCCCCTGAAAATGGCGCACCGAacatcggctcccaacgatgGGAACTCCtgaacggtttactgcacagacatgattttttcgttaaaaatgtcatttttataaagaacttattttaaaatcctcTTGCCCTTGGACCTAcctataaagtatttttcctATTGTGGCGCGACCGGAGGGAATAGGTATTTATACCGACATGGTATTTAAATTagatgtatattatttatttcattttagcttataaattttaaaaaaagattgtcACTAGGTAGTAAATTCCTTTAAGATTTATGTCCGTCCATTCGAACGTCACGAAGATAAAATGAATAACCGGctctattaattaaattaatgctaaattaaaatattccgtTTTTCCGAAAATACCTATACAAGTAATGTGTAGTCTAATAGAATCTAGAATTTAGTTAAACTTGCGGTAAGTATCGAACAACCTTAACCGACATATGATATGATTAATTGATTTTGCAGTTGTTAACCTCGAACCACATCTCAAGAAAATTTAGTCTCAAATGAGATGAATGATTGCCTAAATAGGCAATGTGCGTTTTGAATCGACTGAGGATGCCGCCAATCATGATATATCTTTTGAAGCACTTAAAAATTTCGTTACAAACTCTACTAtctacattattaatttatttttatttgaaaaaaaaagagttaATTAGTCTATAAATGTCATAGTCATTTGgaagttgatttttgaaaaaagtatgttTGAGTCTTGTCGTTAATTACAtgcataacaaatttcatccaaatcggttTAGCCTTGAAAGCGGaagtgacagacagacagacgttcgcatttataatattagtatggatttgaACGTGTAATTCATCACCGTAACAGTAGAATCTTCTTAAAGTTTAGAATAAGCAAAAAATGATCAAGAAATGAACTTTGAGCCAGTACTTGTTCGCACAAGGCTACATGATGTCAACCGCAACGTGTTTCCTCTATGTTTTTTGTTGACTACTTTTTGCAAATTATGTCATCCTGTTTGCGGAAAAAATGCACTGAAATTATTCATGCATTGTTATCTTCATCTCActtgaaatattgaaaactaGCTGTTGACCGCGGCGTCGCtagcgtaaattttccacgggatcagttatttttcctTGTAGTGGTTGATTATACATAtcccaaaatataattaaattcaactagctgcccgtcccggcttcgctcgggtaaaccataataatatacaattaattaattatacacctaaaccttccccaggaatTAATCTCCTCCATTATTCACCATTCCTCAAGAAATAATTGGTGAAAACCTTATAAAAATCCATCCGTTAGTTGTGAGTTTATCGCATTAATACAGACAGATATGACGCAACGCAACTGTTCTCGTTTACAATGTTCTAAACCAGTTTCGCTGAATTCTACGTTCATCGATAGCATTTTGCACTATACCGTCGCGTGCTTCAGCCACATGATATATCGATTAAATGACTATTTTCGCTGCTTACCGTTTGTTTACATAAATGATGATAATTTTACAGATGCCTTTAGTTTTTGATGCACCAGCCAATATCATATCCTAataatatcctactaatattataaacgcgaaagtttgtgagggctcaggatgtgtgtatgtttgttactctttcaagcaaaatttactggaccgattattatgaaatttggtgtacgggtagaatataacctggaatagggTATAGGGTACGTTTTATCCCGTAACCCCGGGTGCAGCTAGTATCGATTATGTATGGAAGGTACATTTCATTCTTAGaaaaactgtaatttttattatagttagcTATTTTCCTTACAACACACAAAGACATCCTCATGCCTTTACATATCGCCGGTTACTAGGTAGGAATAATGAAAACTTTTCAATTATTCAGACCAATcttatgaattaaatttgtCCTAACATTTCCTTATCCTTAGGTAAATTacaacttaataattattatccaTGGATAAGTCAAAATCGAAAGCATTTATTGCGCAACATGTGACAtgcgacgacctcggtggcgcagtggtaaagtgcttgcctctgaaccgagaggtcccaggttcgatccccggtcgggtcatcatggaaaatgatctttttctgattggcccgggtcttggatgtttatctatatatgtatttgttataaaatatagtatcgttgagttagtatcccataacacaagtctcgaacttactttggggctagctcaatctgtgtgatttgtcctaatatatatgtttgtatatacATTAAAAGATTGTCCTTTCAGGCATGCTATGTTtgtcaataacaaaattataacaaatactttatttaattttagaagaGAAAGCCAATAAAGCATCACAAAATATTGCaactaaaaaaactattgcTTGCGGAACTTGTTCGAAGATGCTTGCTTGTgttagatataattttaacgtgCTAAATGTTAGCAGTAAAACGGTCATAAATCATCGGACGAGATCCCTATGGAAAATGCCGGATATAAAGAACACTTGATCCCAATTACGAACCTTTACGAACTAGGCATGTGACCGTATCTACAACAATGCGGAGGCACGTGTCCAGCGCACGAGATTGTAAGTTGTTGGTTTCAAAACAGGCTTGGAGTGGAAAATTATAGCAGTTTTCAAGTTCTCTTGCGTATTTGGTGCCCTTTTGGtgtcatgtaaataaaatatatttttagattttagaagtaatttaatttaacttttaggtgtctaagtatgtaggtacataatgtagatagtataaaacaaagtcgcttcccgatgtctgtctgttcctatgcatgcttagatctttaaaattacgtaaCCGAATTTGATGCGTTTTTTCAATGCCGTTAGTAAAATAATCCGTCAAAAAAATGTGTGGATAAGCGGAGCAACCGACTAGATCCTTTACTCAGATCCTTTGCaagttttacatacatttttaattttttgcaaGGCTATTATAAAGGTGAGGTCAGGCTGTTACAAAATCATACTTTATATGTATTCCATAGCCGGTTCTTCGTTCAGTTTATAGGTTGTGAAATATGTGTAATTTACATAGGTTCATGTTACCGATTTGTTACTTACCTTCTTACGAATTTAAGCCTGAAAATCATGAGCTTACAATAGTCCGAGACAATAGTTATAGTATGTAACATAACACCTGTACTCGTATCTCATTCGTCGAGGATAAGGAATTTTTCGCTTCCTATTTGTTGTACCTCGCTCAGTTATGTCATCAGGGCATCACTTTCGTAATTTTGCTAAAAGACCAATTCAATCCAAAATAATGAAGGTACAGGCATAATCAGTCAAATTAGGTATAGTTAACACATAGAGGatccaaattcaaatctactcaaccagatataatgaaaaaattgtataacgaaaattatatatgtataactagAGATCTATAAAACACTGACATTTATGCAGAGTTCTTGAgtctttgcaaaaaaaaaaccggttTTATTTAAGATGGACCGCAAGCAGAACACTCGCGTCACAGATTAGacaatacctacttactaccCAGTACCCGCATATTACCGACCGATGGTTTAAGTACCTACCGAagggtttttttattgttgtaggCTCTAATAACGTGCACGGTGCTGATCCTGGCGGCAGGGGCAGGTCACCCCATCGGGTTCTCGGCCGTGGCGCTGCCGCAACTCCGGATCGAGAACTCCAGCATGCAAATTGATGAAGACATGGGCTCGTGGATCGGTAAGCTTTATATACCACTAGTTACGGCGGGTAATTCTCGTATTTTTATTCGATTGAAAAACACTAAAGTTGAAACAGTTCGATAGCAATCCTACCCAAAATTGGTTTTCTCGTCCTCAATAATCCATTGACATTTTGGATAGTATAAATTCAAAACGCAGTGGAAAATGTCAAGTCGCTACGGTATTGCAGCGATTTTTTTTGCCACTATATACATAGCCAGTAAGTGTACctgtgtaacaaataaatataaaaaataactaggtaCATAAACTGAGTTAGGTGACAAGTTCCCTAAACTAGCATAGATGCTAGTTCGATGAGCTTATCTATTGGTACATGCCAGcactgaattattatttatatttaattcaataacaaaactaataaACCTATATTGAGTACTTTGATTTGTCATCACGGAGTGATAAAAGTTCCTAATCCCTTCATTATTCTGTGGCACAATGcccataaacaaataaatatttgaatttttaaataaagaatagaaCAAAGGTTgttattcttattttcttataattagCATCATCGCATTACGCAGTGCCTATTGTTGCTATAATGTTATTACGATTGAATCTCGGTTCCTTTTTAAATCAGTATTAAGTATTTCCTATCTATTTGCAATGATgaattaattgtataaaatatcacaGAGATATGCATTTTTTCACCCTTCACAagtatgttacatatatacataatttataaaatgtaagcaGACTCTTCCGCCATCGATTTCCGTTTCCTGTTTAGTTCTCCTTACGGTCTATTTGTTTGTGTAATAAGATTGCTCACGCTCAGGTTTATAGGTATATGTTGTTCTGTGGAGCCCGTGATAATTACACTCATGATAGCAGAGCTGCTAcctttgcatttattttaaaaagcctCGACCAttactattaaatattcaatattggCACTGTCAaggttttaaacaaattaagcGACTAGACAGTGACGTATACAAAGTATGTAAATTAGGGTTTATGATTTCTtcgccttttttatttctcgaGCCCCGGGAATTCTCAACTTAATTTATCGAGTTTCTCTATATGTTGTAGTTCATTATGCCGCGAAATAAACTTTCTACTTAAAGATACTAGGAACACACGTGCGTTctcaaataaatactaatatacctttttgatataaattttgatatcgTAGCGACTTCAGCCAAAGTAATTTGATACTCACGGGGCGTAGGTGtagatatactcgtataagttcaataaatttacttgGGGTTCATTCCTTAGTAATCCTATAAGTCCTTTTCCACCCAGTTGTGTAAACAAACAAGCCACAACGCTCAACATATAGCGCGGCAATCAATTACTTTTACTAATAAAGTTAACCCCGATGTCAATAATGATGAATGAAGCAAAAATGTAGgttattatgtatttcaaaAGGTTAAGACCACCTATAGTTTGGTTCGAGTATTAGAACTAGTAGTAATTTAACTACTTCTGAGAAAACCAAAAGTCTCCCAAAGAAATTTCGCTCTTGATCAGCCTAACTCCACTAACTACAATTATTGATTAACTCATCTTTAGCAACAGGTAGGTACCCAacgattttttgtttaattaaacgCTCTGAACTCGACTACATAACAATTTATACTCTTAACTACGTAATTTTGAAATCTTTTTTGAgtaaatttatacttatacttatcTACTCAAATAGAGGTCCTTCTAACACTGTGTCTTTCTTGATCTGTTGATTACTCTATGGCAGTTAATTCATCGTCTTCCCTagggaaataaaataaaaacaataaatgtttcCGATTGTCCACAGCTAGTATTCACTCGGCGGCGACTCCGTTAGGGTCGATGCTGTCAGGTCCAGTGATGGAGGCGATCGGACGGCGACGTACACTGCAGGTGTGCATCCTGCCGCTCATAGTGGGCTGGATTATCATCGGAACCGCCGCGCACCACGCCTTGCTACTACTCGGGAGGATATTCTGTGGTTTCGCTGTTGGCATCATGGCGGCTCCCTCACAGGTGAGAACTTCTTTCTTATGTCAAATGAATTCAAATCTCGATGCAGTGGAGGTTGTTACCCAAATTATGATGTTCTCACTCGAATTTCTCATTATCTATCAGAACCACAGAATAGAAAAAAGTAGCAAGAATTGACAGAGGCCTTCCTACACCAAATATTGCCTGCATTACTTAggtagttgggattgggatttgTTCCCAGATAACAACTAActtccatatttaaaaaattggagCTAGGTTATATTATCTGTCAACAACAACGACACCTGTTAAATAGTTGAGCGGCACTGGTCACTTCTACCGGCCACAAAGCACGCTATTCGGCTGTAATACATATACAATTAATGCCTTACTTATTTACAATGCAAATACTAAGCCGAGGTCCAAGTCCACAGTCACAAAAATAGATGCCACACGCCTTATTATGAAGAATGACGAAATTTGACacgtgattttattaataggtaAAATACCGTCGAACTTTGAGCATCTGATAACTCTgatgatgtttatttttaacccccggcACAAAAAAAAGGCGTGTTGTAAGTTTGACTaagctaagtgtgtctgtctgtgtacgtggcaccatagctcatcaacgggttaatcgatttggatgcggtttttttttatattatagatttgaTAGCCTTGATAGCCAATTTTTATatggtggttcttagatatgtgtGATCAAAATCGTTCCGCCGTTCAAaaattgtagcgaaatgaatattatatataaaattcgggtttttttaaatttgtataattgtttgtataaatcctactaatataataaatgcaagtttgtgaggatatttgttactctttcacgcaaaatttactggacggattgttatgaaatttggtacacgggtagaatataacctggtatAACCTATAggataatttttatcccgaaattcccacgggagcgaatccccagggcgcagctagtacttacataaaataaacattagtcCCATTGTCTGTATCGGTCTTGCTGACGCACAtctaatcaatacatataataaagctgtagcaaaaaaaaaatcctgtacattgaatatatttacataaaaacaaaattaggcgatagagtcatagcaacagagaaagaatttcaaaaataaaatatgtatgtctgtctgttgtacacgctaatcttcggaattACTGAACGggtttgaatgaaacttttttattatatagctattaagcctgggcgaAATATAGggcatattattttgaaaactggaacacctgatggagaacaaagATGGTAcggctaaactataggaaatatagaaatgacgcgttaacaaaatttattcagcctgatgagcattttctgttgagatataaaaatcgaagatctggaacacctgatgtagacccatgatggtacggctaaactataggaaatatagaaatgacaccataacaaaatttattcagcctgatgagcattttctgttgagatataaaaatcgaagatctggaacacctgatgtagacccatgatggtacggctaaactataggaaatatagaaatgacaccttaacaaaatttattcagcctgatgagcattttctgttgagatataaaaatcgaagatctggaacacctgatgtagacccatgatggtacggctaaactataggaaatatagaaatgacgccctaacaaaagttgttcagtctgatgagtcTTCTGTttaggtatcgttacgctttgtctgtacaattaaatttctgtaataattttgactctaCCAAAAATTgatcggccacgcgaacgaagtcgcgggcattaGCCAGTACATAGAATACAACAGTAAGTGGACTatatctgtacataggagatattaaagaaaaatatttttttaaattgcggtctgtctgtatgttcgtagcgcatcacgcaaaaactaatGGATGAATGGATTTTTTGGAACCCaagatatcgataataataagttattagaGGACGCacaaaataaacgcgggcgaagctgcgggcaaacgctggtacaaatataaatgtacatataagtacattgaaatatgtactataatatcattatatttatccaaacacaaaaatatactttatttactttctttgATACGATTTGAACACCTTCAAATAAACTCGAACCTGAACTAATGGTAACAAAAGTACACATGATATGATGCGATATAACAAAGGATCGTAAAGTCGATATGTTTTTCCATGTCACCTATCAATGTCATggatatcaataaatttatctccGACTCTAAACTAAACATTACCCGTGGCTGCGATTATGAACTTTATTACCTAGTACCAATTTCGCAGTTGATTCAAAGACAGTGTGGggtttctttgtttttatgcgACTTAGTATCAGAAGGTATTATTATCGCGGTACCTACGTTCTGTGATTATATGCCGTTATgcatatattaacaaaattaaaaaaaaaccgttaTATGTCCtcatagaattttaaatttagtttacatTTTAGAATGTCCCtcttatttatagaaaaggtaaagattttagttaaatttttatctcgttcagtcaatgtcaaaagtttagaaagtaattaaaataaatcgtaaCTTTTTATCATAAGAAGTCACGACTTATTTTTTAAGGGATGGGTAGAGTAGTTGGTAAGTTTcgtgtttaatattaaataaaatttaaagggagtatacatatatggggcagtacctaggtatttaGCGATGAAGTTCAATTTCAACatgattacattttttatcgtAAGAAGTGTTTCATCATTACTATTAATGAGGTTCACTAATAGTCACAATACCTACACTTAATTTAAAAGCTCTAAAATCGCATAATTACGCAGCTAAACCTACGCATTTCTTATCATCCCCCCGCATCTCCGACCAACCAATTTGTATCTGAATTTAAGtaaagtacaaataaaactgttatGTTCCTATCTAAACTTTCATCAGAACACACGAGAAATAGCAAGCGGCATTATGGCATGATTCGGAAGGATTACCCACAATTTCTTCGTAGGACAGGATTAAAATTCTACATGCTGAGTAATGACTAGCTTGATAAGCTGAAATTTATCTATCAATACCGATAATCATAAGCTGATAGCGTCGTTGACTCAACAACTCGTGATTCCCAAAATTGGATTGTTTGCAAACTCTGCATAGAGATTACCAGTGTTTAGATATTTCTAATCTAATACAATCCTATAACTATCAAGGTCGTATATATAAGTCATTATGAGCATGACGAAGCTCATAATGACATTAGGAACAGACAAGAATTTGGTAATTTGTCTACAGGTGTACTTAGGAGAGATTTCCGAGCCTCGTCTGCGGGGCCTGCTGATCGGGACCCCGTTCGTGGCGTACTCCCTGGGCGTGCTGTACGTGTACGCGTTGGGGGGGGCGCTGCCGTGGCGGTCCGTGGCGTTCCTCTGCATCGTGTTGCCAGTGCTGGCCTTCGTGGCGCTCTGTTTCTCGCCCGAAAGCCCCACGTGGCTTGCCCGCCGCGGACGTTTCCACGACGCCATGGCTGCTATGTCGCGCTTGAGGGGAAATTCTGACACGGTAACTTTGTCTTTTACCAGCTATGAATACAACTCGAATTCGAGAATAAAGAATCTTTATTTCAACCCGATAAGAATTAGATAGAGtacaatataagtataataacaatgttagttttatgaaaataaaaaatagcgtATGCATCTAAGATTCCAGCCATCACaacagtttaataaataacaataagtatttaaaaatgatggGTACCTAACAACtattaggttttttttgttgttatatggtacttacttacataagtacctacgtGACGTATGGAGGCGAGtaccatatttcttttatctatagcGAGTACTTTGTACCTACTTTAGCACAAAGAcaagacatattttttgtaaaaataataataatgataggtaggtataacTAAGTTGTATCTACATTCACTTGGGTCCGATCAAAGATCTGATtaggtaaatttatattcGACACATGGTcttatataactaaaatacaGTGTCTcattaaatgttaaagtatGTCTGTGTCATGTATCATGTAATGAAACATCCAGAAAATTCTTTTCAGAGGGGCTTTAATGTTATTGGTGAAACTGAAACCAAAACGTCCATGATTCCAGCAAGCTCATAAACGAGTTCTTAATGAGCTCAATAACTACCACTTAACAAGCGCTTCTCAAATGAACAGCGGGACAAACAAGATGTACACAAACACATTGAGTGTTCGGTTCATTGTTGCTACACCACTGTACGTCACCACCACGTCATACACATTTTGCGAATGTGTGCTAATTCTGGTCGATTGGGCAAAACAACAATCGCAGTTTATGTTGTTAGTTTAGAATGATCACTGTGGCTAAACAATGGTTAATTTCAATGTATCTAGTTACCCGTGACAAGAGCATGATTGATAATGTGTCAATAACTGTAACAAAGCTCACGAGTggatttatttacatgtacaTGTA contains:
- the LOC128674648 gene encoding facilitated trehalose transporter Tret1-like isoform X2; the encoded protein is MKDKNASDGAHEAMLSDGQKPQIKNSKTAAKEDEYEALQSFLRSISSTATLPPYVKGETYSSVRGVVNQALITCTVLILAAGAGHPIGFSAVALPQLRIENSSMQIDEDMGSWIASIHSAATPLGSMLSGPVMEAIGRRRTLQVCILPLIVGWIIIGTAAHHALLLLGRIFCGFAVGIMAAPSQVYLGEISEPRLRGLLIGTPFVAYSLGVLYVYALGGALPWRSVAFLCIVLPVLAFVALCFSPESPTWLARRGRFHDAMAAMSRLRGNSDTAQRELHELISAREKEKARGEEGLRFFATIFKPNVLKPLFLINAFNMLQILSGSYVVIFYAVDIVKDSGGALLPHMAANASALVRLCVTVLACILLLRIPRRTLVMVSGIGGALCTLALALILSQGPGYGFLPPTLIMGYVAFNTLGFFLLPGLMIGELLPTKVRGLCGGYIFCLFNAVLFGFTKLYPIMKTAIGMDGIFGLFGASSTLATIILFLMLPETKGKSLIQIEQYYQKPNVLWLTRNKQENQHV